The following is a genomic window from Oncorhynchus kisutch isolate 150728-3 linkage group LG6, Okis_V2, whole genome shotgun sequence.
CCCCTCCACTACttccttttctccctcctccGATTGCTGTTGAATACCATCCTCCATTTTAACAGTTTCAACTGCCATCTTCTGTTCTTTCCCATTCTCCCACATCTTTAtatttcctccctctttctccaccctctcctgttctgtttttACAGAGCAGTCTTCCACAGGCTCCACCTCCACAAAGCTGCTCTCCCTCCAGTCCTCTTCCACCTTCACCTGGATTACTGGCTCAGAGTCAGACGTCCTGCCCTGGTTCTCCAGAGGGGCGTCTCCAGAACCTTCCCCAGACTCGGTAAGGCAGAGCTGGGGAGATGGAGAATTGGTGTCTGGGCTGGTGGTGTGACAAGGCAGCTCCAGGAGGAAAGCCCTTGCCCTGCTGGGTGAGCTCAGGTCCTCAGCCTCCTCGCACGACTCCATTCTATGCCTTTTAGCTAAGGGGAGTGTGGTGTCACCATTTTCCTGATCCCCTGCAGCCATCCCGGAGCCAGTATCAGAGGCAGATCTTCTGGTGGTGGAGCGCTTGCTGAGGTTGAGCGGTAGGGCCTGCTCTGGGGGAGGGGTGATGGGTAAACAGGGCTTGCCACTCAGGTCCTGGGCTAAGACCTCCGACAGCCGCTTGGTGAAGGAGTGAAGCTGGGCCAAGCCCAGCCGTGTATGCATCAGCTGGCGCACCTGCAGGCTGCAGTCCAGATCCAGGGGTAGGACCCGGAGAGGGGGCAGGGGAGGCCTGCTGCTACGGCCCTCCCTGGTGCTAgtactgctgctgccccccccctGGGCTGCCTCATCAAGCCCACACCCCAAACACTGGTGGTGAGACTGCAGATGGGGCTGGTCCCCATTGGGAAGGGGGGTGTCTGAGCTCCCTGCTTTGGCCTGGAGGTGGAAGCTGGAGGGCTGGTGGGAGGCAGGGTCCTGggtgtttagaccagggctgtctAAGCTATTGAGGCCCAGTCGGCTCCTAAAGAGATCCAGGGGACAGGGGCCTTTAGAGGGCCTGAACCCTCCTAGGGAGCCCGCTGCGTGGAGCCTGGAGAGATCAGACAGGAGATTTGTAGGAGACAGAGTGGGTGATGGTGCTAGAGTATCCCCGTTCGCCACCTTTACCTCCCTCTCCATTTTGggcaggagggggaggaagggggcaGACATGGGGGACAGTTCTGGGGTTAGTGGCATGTTGGCCAGGTTTAGCCCCTGGAACACAGACAGGGACTGGAGAGAGGGGTCCTGCAGGGGTTTGGACCCTAGGTCCAGactgggtttggctgggggagACAGGACCACTGGACTGGCCTTGGAGGCTAGAAGTTTGGCCTGGTTCTTTTTGCCTGGAGGtctgcccctgcccctcttcACTACCACCACACCGTCTGGAGAAATAgtctagtgagagagagatgccaTACATGAGGATGGATTCAGTTACACTTTCTGAATGATTCTCATGTTAGTCTCTAGAATGTAATAGAATACATTAATTTACATCAGATTCAGGTCAAGCCAAGACAACTAGCGATGACAGCATATTAAATATCAAATGACTGACATGAACTGAGCAAGTCAACAAATGAACTGCATGTGGAGTGAGAGATGAGCAGACACTTActggaggaggggtgggggttgCAGTCTTCTTCACCAGCGGTCTCCTCCCCCTGCCCCGGATAGGCCCAGTGGATGCTGGGAGTTTGAGTTCTGCTCCTCTTCCATGTATGTGCTCCTCATAGGGAAGCATCAGCCTGAGGGAAACACACAGAACCAAAAGTTCCAAAATGAAAAACACGTTTTGTAAGGAAACACCAATGCCGAAAAGCCTAAAATGCAGTGGATTTCAACCAGGTACTGTACAGCCCATTAGCCTAGGGGTCTCTAATAGGTCAGCCCACCAATGAGTAACTAGCCAAACAACTGAAAGTAAAAGCAATTTTCACGTGTTCCACCGCAAACGCTCATAAACAAATCTGTGTGGGACTGGTGACACCCTCCTGCAAGCTCCCAGCTGCTATCAACGCAACATTTacattatcccacccctggttagccaCGATTGGCTTAAAAGCCAAAACTAAACAGAATATCTGCCAATTAATTTCCAACAATATTGCCCCAGTCGGTGTGGTGAGCGCGTTAGTCTATCACTCCGTGTGTAGCCAGTTGATGTGATAACCATCTTGTGGGTTGACAGAAATATTTTCCCTAAAACCTTCAATTAAatgagagggaaagatgaacggagaaaggtacagagagatccttgatgaagtcctgagcgctctggagcaggttctcagactggggtgaaggttcaccccccaacaggacaacgaccctaagcacacagccaagacaatgcaggagtggctccgggacaagtctctgaatgtccttgactggcccagccagagcccggacttgaacatctctggagagacctgaaaatagctgtgcagcaacactccccatccaacctgactgaacttgagaggatctgcagagaagaacgggagaaactccaaatacaggtgtgccaagcttacagtgtcatacccaagaagttgcttcaacaaggtactgagtaaaagggtctgaatacttacgtgaaTGTGATAGTTTATAAAATGCGATTTTTTAAttatgcattttagaataaggttgtaacacaacaacatgtggaaaaagtcaaggggtatgactaatatccgaatgcactgtatattatgagtaAGTACATCATTTGTATCTTATTTGCAAACTTTGGCATGAAATCAGCAGCAGCAGTACAAAACCCATCACTGGACAGGCAGATTAGACCCCACATTCTTCATTCACTAGATGTGCAATTAAAGGGCCAGATCAGAAATGAAAGGATAATTACACTCAACTCAATGTGTTTGTTTTCTTCCACacctaaaaaaataaatatataaaaagtgTCTGTGATTTAAGCATTGGCATCCAATTTTGTTCTTTCTCTATGAACAATTGTAATTTCGACAAATCTAAACCAGGAAAATACAACTGAGAAAACTTGATATGGGAAAACATAAAACAGAACTTGGGAAAGACATGACAGATTTGAGTTGtttattaaccattattttaccaggtataaTGACAGGAAACTATGCACTACTtcctcttgtacactaaggaccccgtgaagagttgcaggggagaagagaagaacgTGCCCATTTGAAAGctagagaaagaaaaaaagattgcttgtgatgt
Proteins encoded in this region:
- the LOC109892775 gene encoding uncharacterized protein LOC109892775 isoform X1 produces the protein MEQNAIQWLGAPSYLRGSFAFYKSVSCGSGSAAQVWKLGEFYYVRCGPEEPVGIAEVMLLWEDQAQCHLLASSRLYFLPEDTPKGRTREHGEDEVLAVSKKIVVRVEDLVRWTCPEPQGWKGGSQRSSRTNGHHKPTPIITNGAPTPFKEKAESERLGVKVLSYPQYCRFRALQRRIQDEVGLGLQNPHLLALGGIRVAQHNTQVLYCRDTFNHPTLDSNTSVWTQLGCTSLSLKGRPRKRRGRPEGQKAMEPPALNQSESWIERMKENVMGSVEMHCEEGCLPHSDEQLFLDQLYCYMERCGSPISKVPNLGFKKIDLFVMYSVVKRLGGHERVTSQRLWKKVYNELGGCPGSTSAATCTRRHYERLMLPYEEHIHGRGAELKLPASTGPIRGRGRRPLVKKTATPTPPPTISPDGVVVVKRGRGRPPGKKNQAKLLASKASPVVLSPPAKPSLDLGSKPLQDPSLQSLSVFQGLNLANMPLTPELSPMSAPFLPLLPKMEREVKVANGDTLAPSPTLSPTNLLSDLSRLHAAGSLGGFRPSKGPCPLDLFRSRLGLNSLDSPGLNTQDPASHQPSSFHLQAKAGSSDTPLPNGDQPHLQSHHQCLGCGLDEAAQGGGSSSTSTREGRSSRPPLPPLRVLPLDLDCSLQVRQLMHTRLGLAQLHSFTKRLSEVLAQDLSGKPCLPITPPPEQALPLNLSKRSTTRRSASDTGSGMAAGDQENGDTTLPLAKRHRMESCEEAEDLSSPSRARAFLLELPCHTTSPDTNSPSPQLCLTESGEGSGDAPLENQGRTSDSEPVIQVKVEEDWRESSFVEVEPVEDCSVKTEQERVEKEGGNIKMWENGKEQKMAVETVKMEDGIQQQSEEGEKEVVEGSKLERVEEEGKTINMEDAISERGLRTP
- the LOC109892775 gene encoding uncharacterized protein LOC109892775 isoform X2, with translation MLLWEDQAQCHLLASSRLYFLPEDTPKGRTREHGEDEVLAVSKKIVVRVEDLVRWTCPEPQGWKGGSQRSSRTNGHHKPTPIITNGAPTPFKEKAESERLGVKVLSYPQYCRFRALQRRIQDEVGLGLQNPHLLALGGIRVAQHNTQVLYCRDTFNHPTLDSNTSVWTQLGCTSLSLKGRPRKRRGRPEGQKAMEPPALNQSESWIERMKENVMGSVEMHCEEGCLPHSDEQLFLDQLYCYMERCGSPISKVPNLGFKKIDLFVMYSVVKRLGGHERVTSQRLWKKVYNELGGCPGSTSAATCTRRHYERLMLPYEEHIHGRGAELKLPASTGPIRGRGRRPLVKKTATPTPPPTISPDGVVVVKRGRGRPPGKKNQAKLLASKASPVVLSPPAKPSLDLGSKPLQDPSLQSLSVFQGLNLANMPLTPELSPMSAPFLPLLPKMEREVKVANGDTLAPSPTLSPTNLLSDLSRLHAAGSLGGFRPSKGPCPLDLFRSRLGLNSLDSPGLNTQDPASHQPSSFHLQAKAGSSDTPLPNGDQPHLQSHHQCLGCGLDEAAQGGGSSSTSTREGRSSRPPLPPLRVLPLDLDCSLQVRQLMHTRLGLAQLHSFTKRLSEVLAQDLSGKPCLPITPPPEQALPLNLSKRSTTRRSASDTGSGMAAGDQENGDTTLPLAKRHRMESCEEAEDLSSPSRARAFLLELPCHTTSPDTNSPSPQLCLTESGEGSGDAPLENQGRTSDSEPVIQVKVEEDWRESSFVEVEPVEDCSVKTEQERVEKEGGNIKMWENGKEQKMAVETVKMEDGIQQQSEEGEKEVVEGSKLERVEEEGKTINMEDAISERGLRTP